The following coding sequences lie in one Micromonospora sp. R77 genomic window:
- the manA gene encoding mannose-6-phosphate isomerase, class I — protein sequence MELLNGRIRDYAWGSRSAIAELQGRPVPSDGPEAELWLGAHPGAPATVDRDGTPVSLTDLLIAEPAHWLGERLVGRFGTRLPFLLKVLAADAPLSLQAHPDAEQARAGHAADVGRDDGRVNYVDPYHKPELLVALSPFEALCGFRGPVESAAAIEAFGVPELAPVVAALRTGPAGLREAVRLLLSWPESERAGLVAAVLAAAADGPDAALARALAKDYPADPGVLVALLLHHVWLAPGEAIWMPAGNLHAYLRGTGVEIMAASDNVLRGGLTPKRVDVAELLRVLRFEVLDQPVVAPVTVAPGVVNWPVPVDDFALHRVTVEAGTPGVRLALPGPRVVLCRAGELAVDDGVGTVTLGPGQAAVGTAAGGPLVLGGAGEAYVATCGLP from the coding sequence GTGGAACTGCTGAACGGCCGAATCCGCGACTACGCGTGGGGGTCCCGCTCGGCGATCGCCGAGTTGCAGGGGCGCCCGGTGCCGAGCGACGGCCCGGAGGCCGAGCTGTGGCTGGGCGCCCATCCGGGTGCCCCGGCCACGGTGGACCGGGACGGTACGCCGGTGAGCCTGACCGACCTGCTGATCGCCGAGCCGGCGCACTGGCTGGGCGAGCGGCTGGTGGGCCGGTTCGGCACCCGGCTGCCGTTCCTGTTGAAGGTGTTGGCCGCCGACGCCCCGCTGAGCCTGCAGGCGCATCCCGACGCGGAGCAGGCCCGGGCGGGGCACGCCGCCGACGTGGGGCGCGACGACGGGCGGGTGAACTACGTCGACCCGTACCACAAGCCGGAGCTGCTGGTCGCGCTCTCGCCGTTCGAGGCGCTGTGCGGGTTCCGTGGTCCGGTGGAGTCGGCGGCGGCCATCGAGGCGTTCGGCGTACCCGAGTTGGCGCCGGTGGTGGCCGCGTTGCGGACCGGGCCGGCGGGACTGCGGGAGGCCGTACGCCTGCTGTTGAGCTGGCCGGAGTCGGAGCGTGCCGGGCTGGTGGCGGCCGTGCTCGCGGCGGCGGCCGACGGCCCCGACGCCGCGCTGGCCCGGGCGCTGGCGAAGGACTACCCGGCCGACCCGGGGGTGCTGGTGGCGCTGCTGCTGCACCACGTGTGGCTGGCTCCCGGGGAGGCGATCTGGATGCCGGCCGGCAACCTGCACGCCTATCTGCGGGGCACCGGCGTGGAGATCATGGCGGCCAGCGACAACGTGCTGCGCGGCGGGCTGACCCCGAAACGGGTGGACGTGGCGGAGCTGCTGCGGGTGCTCCGCTTCGAGGTGCTGGACCAGCCGGTCGTCGCGCCGGTCACGGTGGCGCCGGGGGTGGTGAACTGGCCGGTGCCGGTGGACGACTTCGCGCTGCACCGGGTGACGGTGGAGGCGGGCACGCCGGGGGTGCGGCTGGCGCTGCCGGGCCCGCGGGTGGTGCTGTGCCGGGCCGGCGAGCTGGCCGTCGACGACGGGGTGGGCACGGTCACCCTCGGACCGGGCCAGGCGGCGGTGGGGACCGCGGCCGGCGGGCCGCTGGTGCTCGGCGGTGCGGGTGAGGCGTACGTCGCGACGTGCGGCCTGCCCTGA
- a CDS encoding Trm112 family protein — MALDPQLLEILACPDTHHAPLDYDAEAQTLTCTECGRIFEVRDDVPVLLLDEARGGPAQQR, encoded by the coding sequence GTGGCCCTCGACCCGCAGTTGCTCGAGATTCTCGCCTGTCCGGACACGCATCACGCCCCGCTCGACTACGACGCCGAGGCGCAGACGCTCACCTGCACCGAGTGCGGCCGGATCTTCGAGGTCCGCGACGACGTGCCGGTGCTCCTGCTGGACGAGGCGCGCGGCGGACCCGCGCAGCAGCGGTGA
- a CDS encoding cation diffusion facilitator family transporter encodes MSANGGTKAIVAALLANIGIAVTKFIAFLLTGSSSMLAESIHSVADSGNQGLLLLGGRRSKREATPQHPFGYGRERYIYAFIVAIVLFSLGGLFALYEAYHKAADPHPIESWQWVPVLVLVAAIGMEGFSFRTAIHESNQIRGNQSWVRFIRRAKAPELPVVLLEDFGALIGLVFALFGVGMTLLTGNGLWDAAGTAMIGVLLVVIAGVLAIETKSLLLGEGADPKELAKIERAVADGPEVERIIHMKTLYLGPEELLVAAKIAVPACDTAEKLAKGINAVEARIRTAVPIARVIYLEPDIYSAAAERAGTGAASHTAVPQPQADEEAVHPGS; translated from the coding sequence ATGAGCGCGAACGGCGGGACCAAGGCGATCGTCGCCGCCCTGCTGGCCAACATCGGCATCGCCGTCACCAAGTTCATCGCGTTCCTGCTCACCGGCTCCTCGTCGATGCTGGCCGAGTCGATCCACTCGGTGGCGGACTCCGGCAACCAGGGGCTGCTGCTGCTCGGCGGTCGGCGGTCCAAGCGGGAGGCCACCCCGCAACACCCCTTCGGGTACGGCCGGGAGCGCTACATCTACGCGTTCATCGTGGCGATCGTGCTGTTCAGCCTCGGTGGCCTGTTCGCGCTCTACGAGGCGTACCACAAGGCGGCCGACCCGCACCCGATCGAGAGCTGGCAGTGGGTGCCGGTGCTGGTGCTGGTCGCCGCGATCGGGATGGAGGGCTTCTCGTTCCGGACCGCGATCCACGAGTCCAACCAGATCCGGGGCAACCAGTCCTGGGTGCGGTTCATCCGTCGGGCGAAGGCGCCGGAGCTGCCGGTGGTGCTGCTGGAGGACTTCGGCGCGCTCATCGGTCTGGTCTTCGCGCTCTTCGGCGTCGGGATGACGCTGCTGACCGGCAACGGCCTGTGGGACGCGGCCGGCACCGCGATGATCGGTGTCCTGCTGGTCGTCATCGCGGGCGTGCTGGCGATCGAGACGAAGAGCCTGCTGCTGGGGGAGGGTGCGGACCCGAAGGAGCTGGCGAAGATCGAGCGGGCCGTGGCCGACGGCCCGGAGGTCGAGCGGATCATCCACATGAAGACGCTCTACCTGGGCCCGGAGGAGCTGCTGGTGGCCGCGAAGATCGCGGTGCCCGCCTGCGACACCGCCGAGAAGCTGGCCAAGGGCATCAACGCCGTGGAGGCCCGCATCCGGACCGCCGTGCCGATCGCCCGGGTGATCTACCTGGAGCCGGACATCTACAGCGCAGCCGCGGAGCGGGCCGGCACCGGGGCCGCCTCGCACACCGCGGTGCCGCAGCCTCAGGCCGACGAAGAGGCCGTGCATCCCGGGAGTTGA
- a CDS encoding SIS domain-containing protein: MMEGTAGVSGHRHADESLLDNPDALAEHDPGGMLRFTASAGAQVRESAALTAEANLSLLEDDGRPRAVVIAGIGTAGRTGDVLATIAGPRCPVPVIPHRSAGVPGWVGAADVVIAVSASGRSPEALSAAEAAHRRGARLVAVGAPDSQLQSVAERARAPFIPVPRRAPARASLWALTVPVLLAARTLGLVKVNEADLAETAARLDADADRCRPTAESFVNPAKSLALGLAGSIPIVWGSSPLATVAARRFGDTLSANARYPVVTGALGEAGRGRVGLLDGVFGGLAEGERDIFADPDVSDSDATRLRLVLLRDGGLNAEDDTDEPLAVEERRADAVQTLAERRGVRCDVVTAEGGSALERLASLMAVPDFASIYLALAHGLDPMAVPAITEMKELSNQ, encoded by the coding sequence GTGATGGAGGGAACGGCCGGGGTCAGCGGGCACCGGCACGCCGACGAGTCGCTGCTCGACAACCCGGACGCGCTCGCCGAGCACGACCCGGGTGGCATGCTCCGCTTCACCGCCTCGGCGGGTGCCCAGGTGCGGGAGTCGGCGGCGCTGACCGCCGAGGCCAACCTGTCGCTGCTGGAGGACGACGGTCGCCCCCGGGCGGTCGTCATCGCCGGTATCGGCACCGCGGGGCGTACCGGTGACGTGCTGGCCACCATCGCCGGGCCGCGCTGCCCGGTGCCGGTCATCCCGCACCGCAGCGCCGGCGTGCCCGGCTGGGTCGGCGCGGCGGACGTGGTCATCGCGGTCAGCGCCTCCGGTCGCAGCCCCGAGGCGCTGAGCGCCGCCGAGGCGGCGCACCGCCGCGGTGCCCGGCTGGTCGCCGTCGGTGCCCCCGACTCGCAGCTCCAGTCGGTGGCCGAGCGCGCCCGGGCGCCGTTCATCCCGGTGCCCCGGCGGGCCCCGGCCCGGGCCAGCCTCTGGGCGCTCACCGTGCCGGTCCTGCTGGCTGCCCGTACGCTCGGGCTGGTGAAGGTCAACGAGGCGGACCTGGCCGAGACGGCGGCCCGGCTGGACGCGGACGCCGACCGGTGCCGCCCGACCGCCGAGTCCTTCGTCAACCCGGCGAAGTCCCTGGCCCTGGGCCTGGCCGGCTCGATCCCGATCGTCTGGGGATCGTCGCCGCTGGCCACCGTCGCCGCCCGCCGGTTCGGTGACACCCTGTCGGCCAACGCCCGCTACCCGGTGGTCACCGGGGCGCTCGGCGAGGCCGGCCGGGGCCGCGTCGGCCTGCTCGACGGGGTCTTCGGTGGGCTGGCCGAGGGGGAGCGGGACATCTTCGCCGACCCGGACGTCAGTGACAGCGACGCCACCCGGCTGCGGCTGGTGCTGCTGCGCGACGGCGGGCTCAACGCCGAGGACGACACCGACGAGCCGCTCGCGGTGGAGGAGCGCCGGGCCGACGCCGTGCAGACCCTCGCCGAGCGGCGGGGCGTGCGCTGCGACGTGGTCACCGCCGAGGGTGGCTCCGCGCTGGAGCGGCTCGCCTCGCTGATGGCGGTGCCGGACTTCGCCTCGATCTATCTCGCGCTGGCCCACGGCCTGGACCCGATGGCGGTCCCGGCCATCACCGAAATGAAGGAGCTGTCGAACCAGTGA